The Gemmatimonadota bacterium genome has a segment encoding these proteins:
- a CDS encoding SDR family NAD(P)-dependent oxidoreductase codes for MSRLSFDGRAVVLTGASRGIGLSIARELARRGAHLALVARQSEGLELCARLVREEVPGCHTLVLPADVSNPAAIHEVVQRAAQHFGGLGGVVCNAGLAHPGYFEQLPADVFERLCAVNYLGAVHTVRAALPHIQREGFIALTSSVLGYMGAFGHTAYAGTKFALVGFAECLRQELLQREIHVAVLCPPDTDTPGFAVERAMTPPETAALSANAGLMRADDVARRFVRALERRSFLINVNLSTAVFHRAHRWFPSLTRAVMDRMVLAAQQRSSRGRA; via the coding sequence GTGAGTCGCCTGAGCTTTGACGGACGAGCGGTCGTGCTCACCGGTGCGTCACGCGGTATCGGCCTGTCGATCGCCCGCGAGTTGGCGCGGCGTGGCGCACACCTCGCCCTGGTGGCCCGGCAGTCCGAGGGGTTGGAACTCTGCGCACGCCTGGTGCGGGAGGAGGTGCCTGGGTGCCACACCCTCGTGCTTCCGGCGGATGTCAGCAACCCGGCCGCCATTCATGAGGTCGTCCAGCGGGCCGCGCAGCATTTCGGCGGGCTCGGGGGCGTCGTGTGCAATGCCGGGCTCGCCCACCCCGGGTACTTCGAGCAATTGCCGGCGGATGTTTTTGAGCGTTTGTGCGCCGTGAACTACCTGGGTGCGGTCCACACCGTGCGTGCAGCACTCCCCCATATCCAGCGCGAAGGGTTCATTGCCCTGACATCTTCCGTCCTTGGGTACATGGGGGCCTTCGGCCATACAGCGTATGCCGGCACCAAGTTCGCGCTGGTTGGTTTTGCCGAGTGCCTGCGACAGGAACTGCTGCAGCGTGAGATCCACGTGGCCGTCCTGTGTCCTCCCGACACTGATACGCCCGGCTTTGCGGTGGAGCGCGCGATGACACCGCCGGAGACCGCCGCGTTGTCGGCAAACGCCGGGCTGATGCGCGCGGACGATGTGGCGCGCCGGTTCGTGCGGGCGCTCGAGCGCCGGTCATTCTTGATCAACGTGAACCTCAGTACCGCGGTGTTCCACCGCGCCCATCGCTGGTTTCCCTCCCTCACCAGGGCGGTCATGGATCGGATGGTCCTCGCCGCCCAGCAACGCTCCTCGCGAGGTCGCGCATGA
- a CDS encoding aspartate aminotransferase family protein, translated as MNLQSRIDRFLATHQVAEIYARRVNHFYTKYLTSLGLADVVFTDHDTHHLVDRDGNRYLDLVAGYGACYWGRAEFVRDAARQALELRMPSLVQFSHSVLGAMLAEALVSYAGGDFDRVFFTNGGAESTDYALKMARMVTGRSRMVCFTMGYHGLTLGALGVNGSVKHQKMFGVDGPALVLPLNDAEALTEAFRRHGREIAGVIVEPVVARTGEVASAEFMRLARALCDQYGSLLICDEIKTGFGRTGKPFCYQWSGVVPDIITVAKGLSGGVSAVGAVLSREHVYRKVFDSIEKIAVYSSTFKENHVAMAVGLAVLDAFDRQPGIYEHVKGAESLVRQQLATAEGSPVSYTIGGRGLVLTIGASSAVRTNLVRALVDKVEGDAIPGILCRRLFAEHRILVSLPNRFGASVALIPALDLPHAELGHFTTALRVVAGEMATESNWRTLREVVADARAVL; from the coding sequence ATGAACCTCCAGTCGCGCATCGATCGCTTTCTGGCCACGCACCAGGTCGCCGAGATCTACGCCCGGCGCGTGAACCACTTCTATACGAAGTACCTCACGAGCCTCGGGCTGGCCGATGTGGTCTTCACCGATCACGACACCCACCATTTGGTGGACCGGGACGGCAACCGCTACCTCGACCTCGTCGCCGGATACGGGGCGTGCTACTGGGGCCGCGCGGAGTTCGTACGCGATGCGGCACGCCAGGCACTGGAACTGCGCATGCCATCCCTGGTGCAGTTCAGCCATTCGGTCCTGGGCGCGATGCTCGCGGAGGCGCTGGTTTCCTACGCGGGTGGGGACTTTGACCGCGTGTTCTTCACCAACGGGGGCGCAGAGAGCACCGACTACGCCCTCAAGATGGCGCGCATGGTGACGGGTCGGTCGCGCATGGTCTGCTTTACCATGGGCTACCATGGACTCACGCTGGGCGCGCTCGGGGTGAATGGGTCCGTCAAACACCAGAAGATGTTTGGCGTGGACGGCCCCGCGCTTGTGTTGCCCTTGAACGACGCGGAGGCGCTGACCGAAGCCTTTCGCCGCCACGGGCGCGAAATCGCTGGCGTCATCGTGGAGCCCGTCGTGGCTCGCACAGGCGAGGTGGCCTCCGCCGAGTTCATGCGATTGGCCCGGGCGCTCTGCGACCAGTATGGGAGCCTGTTGATCTGCGACGAGATCAAGACGGGGTTCGGGCGGACGGGGAAGCCGTTCTGCTACCAGTGGTCTGGCGTCGTGCCGGACATCATCACCGTCGCCAAGGGCCTGAGCGGTGGCGTGAGCGCCGTCGGGGCCGTGCTCTCCAGGGAACACGTCTACCGCAAGGTGTTCGACTCCATCGAGAAGATCGCGGTGTACTCCTCGACCTTCAAGGAAAACCACGTTGCCATGGCCGTCGGCCTCGCCGTGCTCGACGCCTTCGACCGCCAGCCGGGGATCTACGAACACGTCAAGGGCGCGGAGTCGCTGGTGCGGCAGCAACTGGCGACGGCCGAGGGATCGCCGGTGAGCTACACGATCGGTGGCCGCGGGCTCGTGCTCACCATCGGGGCGTCCAGCGCTGTGCGCACGAACCTGGTCCGCGCCCTGGTGGACAAGGTCGAGGGCGATGCGATCCCAGGGATCCTCTGCCGTCGGTTGTTTGCCGAGCATCGTATTCTGGTCTCTCTGCCCAATCGCTTTGGGGCGAGCGTGGCCCTGATCCCGGCGCTCGATCTTCCCCATGCGGAGCTGGGGCACTTCACCACGGCGTTACGGGTGGTGGCCGGGGAGATGGCGACGGAGTCGAACTGGCGCACGTTGCGGGAAGTGGTCGCTGACGCACGGGCCGTGTTGTGA
- a CDS encoding GMC family oxidoreductase, with the protein MNTTADVVVVGSGAGGGRVALDLTRAGARVVVLEAGPRWDAHQLPLPEVEMLARMYWNAGLELSTDASIIFTRGRGVGGSTIVNQALLDQFDEAVFARWRAASGVPLFTEDQMAPWYAHALRDLQVATIGPARFNANSAQVARAFSQHGIAWHGLQRGEGPECHTADCMRCLGGCPHESKQSSAVTTLREASRRGAVVHAGWTVRRLVERASRVEIEAVGPEGPQTWQAGLVVLAAGSLGTPQVLLRSGWKRDLPRLGEGFTCHPQFLSGAVLPVRVDAHRGAFQGVASSDPRYLARGYKFESNFVPPIVFHTLFQQRPGHDLSERYRRMVGVEICLRDLAPGRLRLDRGGRLRVERTLSAEERGRWQEATGVLRECYKQLGATEMMFSPKAFSVHPMGGCAMGVDPGRGVVDPGFRVFGHPRVAVCDGSLFPEAPGRNPSLTIMALAGAAADQLRKAA; encoded by the coding sequence GTGAACACAACGGCCGACGTGGTGGTGGTGGGGTCGGGGGCCGGGGGGGGGCGCGTCGCGTTGGATCTCACCCGTGCGGGGGCGCGCGTGGTGGTCCTCGAGGCCGGGCCGCGCTGGGATGCACACCAGCTGCCGCTGCCCGAGGTGGAGATGCTGGCGCGCATGTACTGGAACGCTGGACTGGAGCTGAGCACGGATGCCTCGATCATCTTCACCCGGGGCAGGGGGGTCGGTGGCAGCACGATCGTGAATCAGGCCCTGCTCGACCAGTTTGATGAGGCGGTGTTCGCGCGATGGCGCGCCGCCTCGGGTGTCCCGCTGTTCACGGAAGACCAGATGGCGCCCTGGTACGCGCATGCCTTGCGCGACCTCCAGGTCGCCACGATCGGTCCGGCGCGCTTCAACGCTAACTCGGCGCAGGTGGCGCGCGCGTTCAGCCAGCATGGCATCGCCTGGCACGGACTGCAGCGCGGTGAGGGACCGGAATGCCACACGGCAGACTGCATGCGCTGCCTCGGCGGATGTCCACACGAGTCCAAGCAGTCCAGCGCCGTGACCACCCTGCGTGAGGCGAGCCGACGCGGGGCGGTGGTGCACGCCGGGTGGACGGTGCGGCGGCTGGTGGAACGCGCGTCACGCGTCGAGATCGAGGCGGTCGGACCGGAAGGGCCCCAGACCTGGCAGGCGGGCCTCGTGGTCTTGGCGGCTGGATCGTTAGGCACGCCGCAGGTCCTGTTGCGGTCCGGCTGGAAGCGCGACCTGCCGCGGTTGGGCGAGGGGTTCACCTGCCATCCGCAGTTCCTCAGCGGGGCCGTCCTCCCCGTCCGTGTGGATGCCCACCGGGGAGCGTTCCAGGGCGTGGCGTCGTCCGATCCCCGCTACCTCGCGCGCGGCTACAAGTTCGAGTCCAACTTCGTCCCGCCCATCGTCTTTCACACCCTGTTCCAACAGCGGCCCGGACACGACCTCTCCGAGCGCTATCGCCGAATGGTGGGAGTGGAGATCTGCCTGCGTGACCTGGCCCCGGGGCGCCTGCGCCTCGATCGGGGTGGCCGACTGCGGGTGGAGCGCACGCTGTCCGCGGAGGAGCGTGGGCGCTGGCAGGAGGCGACCGGCGTTCTGCGGGAATGCTACAAACAGTTGGGCGCGACCGAGATGATGTTCAGCCCCAAGGCCTTTTCCGTGCACCCCATGGGCGGCTGCGCCATGGGGGTCGATCCGGGGCGCGGGGTGGTCGACCCGGGCTTCCGCGTCTTTGGCCATCCGCGCGTGGCGGTGTGTGACGGGAGCCTCTTCCCTGAAGCGCCGGGGCGCAACCCGTCCCTGACGATCATGGCGCTGGCCGGGGCGGCAGCTGACCAACTACGGAAGGCTGCATGA